In Leptospira brenneri, a single genomic region encodes these proteins:
- a CDS encoding FKBP-type peptidyl-prolyl cis-trans isomerase — protein MKICIQVVLFSLLVFVFPIQSAEKDFQIIDLVVGKGEEAFSGSYVTVHYVGKLTNGTKFDSSRDRNRPFEFNLGAGEVVKGWDKGVKGMRVGGKRKLIIPPELGYGSKRVGNIPPDSTLIFEVELLKIY, from the coding sequence ATGAAGATCTGCATCCAAGTTGTTTTATTTTCCCTTCTTGTTTTTGTATTTCCTATCCAGTCCGCAGAAAAGGACTTCCAAATCATTGATCTGGTTGTGGGTAAAGGAGAGGAGGCTTTCTCTGGTTCCTATGTTACCGTTCATTATGTAGGCAAACTGACAAATGGTACCAAGTTTGATAGTTCTCGTGATCGTAACCGTCCTTTTGAATTCAACCTAGGCGCTGGGGAAGTGGTAAAAGGTTGGGACAAAGGTGTGAAAGGGATGCGAGTGGGTGGAAAACGCAAACTCATCATTCCACCAGAACTTGGTTATGGAAGCAAAAGAGTGGGAAACATTCCCCCTGACTCCACCCTCATTTTTGAAGTGGAACTTTTAAAGATTTATTAA
- a CDS encoding DUF1577 domain-containing protein — MDQITGKEQKHHVILHYLMNQEMKANWNGQIQSMTVTQELPGGEEIVVDWAEVWPIQTGGTFILSKLLARYLELHCTFVKQIAPHKIQLHVDKVLIAKKERLNPRFTISEDGLVNVTNIVSSKTIIEANMFNIPTLVRVNFEDYRKRMMARSGEAGTMDIFKSGMERKYDVVKSTQKILFIKDASNPDNYRSDEEGFINFEEEIDEHVDKLAMVARDKKIKSELILPILYKNELDEIIPIGYFSLQTKEKNITNEDLVFYQTQIAEMIERIKDANLMTTIEKFPVLDLSVTGLKLRVTNSSLVETLPKQKGILLELVFKLQTPFRFFGKIAWAYKESSGDLLVGIEFSGKRTYAEKVRFEENIEIIKNNGKTAA, encoded by the coding sequence CCAAATCACAGGAAAAGAACAGAAACACCATGTGATCTTACACTATCTCATGAATCAAGAAATGAAAGCGAATTGGAATGGACAAATCCAATCCATGACCGTGACACAAGAATTACCCGGTGGAGAGGAGATAGTTGTTGATTGGGCCGAGGTTTGGCCAATCCAAACAGGTGGAACCTTTATCCTTTCCAAACTTTTAGCTAGATATTTAGAACTGCATTGTACTTTTGTCAAACAAATCGCACCACATAAAATCCAACTGCATGTGGATAAGGTTCTGATCGCAAAAAAAGAGAGACTAAACCCTCGTTTTACGATCTCCGAAGATGGCCTTGTCAATGTAACCAATATTGTTAGTTCCAAAACGATCATTGAAGCCAATATGTTTAACATCCCTACCCTAGTTCGCGTTAACTTTGAAGACTATCGCAAACGAATGATGGCTCGGTCTGGTGAAGCAGGCACTATGGATATTTTTAAATCCGGAATGGAACGAAAGTATGATGTCGTTAAATCGACTCAAAAAATTCTTTTTATTAAAGATGCAAGTAATCCTGATAATTACCGGTCTGATGAAGAAGGATTTATCAACTTTGAAGAAGAAATCGATGAACATGTTGATAAATTAGCCATGGTTGCTAGAGACAAAAAAATTAAATCAGAACTCATCCTTCCTATCCTTTATAAAAATGAATTAGATGAAATCATTCCGATTGGATACTTCTCTTTACAAACAAAAGAGAAAAATATCACAAACGAAGATTTGGTTTTTTACCAAACACAAATCGCCGAGATGATCGAAAGGATCAAAGATGCCAATCTTATGACCACAATCGAAAAGTTTCCTGTTTTGGATTTATCGGTGACTGGTTTAAAATTAAGAGTTACTAATAGTAGTTTGGTGGAAACATTACCCAAACAAAAGGGAATTTTGTTAGAACTAGTTTTTAAATTACAAACTCCATTTCGTTTTTTTGGAAAAATTGCCTGGGCTTATAAAGAATCTTCAGGGGACTTACTTGTAGGAATTGAATTCTCAGGAAAACGAACCTACGCAGAAAAAGTTCGATTCGAAGAAAATATAGAAATCATCAAAAACAACGGAAAAACTGCGGCTTAA